A window of the Cannabis sativa cultivar Pink pepper isolate KNU-18-1 chromosome X, ASM2916894v1, whole genome shotgun sequence genome harbors these coding sequences:
- the LOC133031808 gene encoding uncharacterized protein LOC133031808 encodes MVAGGGEDSCGFDGGGPPWRNSLQGHPHCYCGDLAYVWTSSSRANPGRRFFGCPHYENDESRGCDYFCWIDKSHGKRSTDATPGLRNQIKIFEEDKKRNENVIRKLIFIIFICLLIIVQLILR; translated from the exons ATGGTGGCTGGTGGTGGAGAAGACTCATGCGGGTTCGATGGGGGTGGTCCGCCTTGGAGAAATTCACTTCAGGGACACCCCCATTGCTACTGTGGTGATCTAGCTTATGTTTGGACTTCTAGTAGTAGAGCAAATCCTGGTCGTCGATTCTTCGGATGTCCACACTAT GAGAACGATGAAAGTCGAGGATGTGATTACTTTTGTTGGATCGATAAATCACATGGTAAGAGAAGTACAGATGCTACACCTGGATTGCGAAACCAAATCAAGATTTTCGAAGAAGATAAGAAACGCAATGAGAAtgttattagaaaattaatttttatcatttttatttgcCTTCTCATCATTGTCCAACTTATATTGCGTTGA